A region of Paraburkholderia sp. BL23I1N1 DNA encodes the following proteins:
- a CDS encoding MipA/OmpV family protein → MKKSLYRERRLLLAIASFFMVSRVAWADGQSPEPPTADDTGFTVLNNATNVTHWGLGVGAGIESAPYKGYGTKYTPIPLISFDNKWVHAFGTAVDLKIGKWSNVSLALRGQYAIGDGYKASDAPILSGMQNRNGAFWYGPALAWHTAYGTLSGDILEGGNKGQKATIDFSKSFEYGKFAFEPHAGVDWLSSKYVDYYYGVRASEVRAGRPAYAGKAAYDISVGTRVDYKFTRHQILILDVGVEHLGSGITNSPLVGKRYIPQARIGYLYEFN, encoded by the coding sequence GTGAAAAAATCTCTTTACCGTGAGCGCAGGCTTCTGTTGGCGATCGCATCGTTCTTCATGGTTTCGCGTGTGGCCTGGGCCGACGGCCAGAGCCCGGAGCCGCCCACGGCGGACGATACAGGCTTCACCGTGCTGAACAATGCGACCAACGTAACGCATTGGGGCCTGGGCGTGGGAGCCGGCATCGAGTCGGCGCCGTACAAAGGCTATGGCACGAAATACACGCCGATTCCGCTGATTTCGTTCGACAACAAATGGGTGCATGCGTTTGGCACGGCCGTCGACCTGAAGATCGGCAAGTGGAGCAACGTGAGCCTCGCGCTGCGCGGACAGTACGCGATCGGCGACGGCTACAAGGCCTCCGATGCCCCGATTCTGAGCGGTATGCAGAATCGCAACGGTGCGTTCTGGTACGGTCCGGCGCTCGCATGGCACACCGCATACGGCACGCTTTCGGGCGACATTCTGGAAGGCGGCAACAAGGGACAGAAAGCCACGATCGACTTCAGCAAGTCGTTCGAATACGGCAAATTCGCGTTCGAACCGCACGCCGGCGTGGATTGGCTGAGCAGCAAATATGTCGATTACTATTACGGCGTGCGCGCATCCGAAGTGCGCGCCGGGCGCCCGGCATATGCCGGCAAGGCGGCTTACGACATCTCGGTGGGAACGCGTGTCGACTACAAGTTCACGCGCCATCAGATCCTGATTCTCGACGTCGGCGTCGAGCACCTTGGCAGCGGCATCACCAACAGTCCGCTGGTGGGCAAGCGCTATATTCCGCAAGCCCGGATCGGTTACCTTTACGAATTCAATTGA
- a CDS encoding response regulator transcription factor → MSRVALIEDHGRLAAMIRQALSAAGIETDVFGTISEAHYGVSRGDYAVLIIDRGLPDGDGLTFLRTLRAAGQMTPSLMLTARDALHDRVDGLENGADDYVTKPFAMSELVARVRTLMRRPVALTELVISFGDITVDPQQRAMRCGAQSVLLAPAELQIVLCLVKAAGATVRHATLEHAAWGLGEAVTPNALEVTLHRLRKKLTAVGATTRLANIRGAGFALQVAAGPTAQH, encoded by the coding sequence ATGTCGCGAGTCGCACTGATCGAAGACCACGGTCGCCTGGCCGCGATGATCCGCCAGGCGCTTTCCGCTGCGGGCATCGAGACCGATGTGTTCGGCACCATTTCGGAGGCGCACTATGGCGTGAGCCGGGGCGACTACGCGGTGCTTATCATCGATCGCGGTTTGCCGGACGGCGACGGCCTGACTTTTCTGCGGACGTTGCGCGCGGCCGGGCAGATGACGCCCTCGCTCATGCTGACGGCGCGCGACGCACTGCATGACCGCGTCGACGGACTGGAAAACGGGGCGGACGACTACGTGACCAAGCCCTTCGCCATGAGCGAGCTGGTCGCGCGGGTGCGTACGCTGATGCGCCGCCCGGTGGCGCTGACGGAACTGGTGATCTCGTTTGGCGACATCACGGTCGATCCGCAGCAACGCGCCATGCGCTGCGGCGCGCAGTCCGTTCTGCTGGCGCCCGCCGAGTTGCAGATCGTGCTGTGCCTCGTGAAAGCGGCGGGCGCCACCGTACGGCATGCAACGCTCGAACATGCCGCATGGGGACTCGGCGAAGCCGTCACCCCCAACGCGCTCGAAGTCACGCTGCATCGGCTGCGCAAGAAGCTGACGGCGGTCGGCGCGACAACGCGGCTCGCCAACATTCGCGGCGCGGGCTTCGCGCTCCAGGTTGCCGCGGGTCCCACCGCGCAGCACTAA
- a CDS encoding ATP-binding protein — MLNHWIRSLSARLWVTSIAALAISLTVLATAATYAFSHYPQQMLGRHEEMENATEIMSGIRFDNAGRPVSVALPAKKAWLFEVAPTELKYRVLDERGNVLLASKGAEGYEAWIAGDPSGLVGNIQRAEIGAKPFEVLTLRAPHGSAVFYTQTATSERFVDALIDAKVRPMPAIIKTIIVEATIIFGLTFPFTVHRVLRPLREASRAAARVTPRNLTTRLSTAGVPSEIKPLIHAFNEALDRLENGFAVQQQFLASAAHELQTPLTLIRGQIELQPGIDDKDLLFREIDLMARQVRQLLHLAEVSESQNFSFGEVNIVDVAQDVVTYLARKAERKEVTLRLETAVAPSSIWADRSALFILLKNIVENAINASPAHSAVVLIVDAVSVQVQDEGPGIRQEYLPFLFKRFWRAPDARHDGAGLGLAICKEIATAHEWRLTVSSLVSGTRFAVWFS, encoded by the coding sequence ATGCTCAATCACTGGATTCGCAGTCTGTCCGCGCGGCTTTGGGTGACCAGCATTGCCGCTCTGGCGATCAGCCTGACCGTGCTGGCGACGGCTGCCACCTACGCGTTCAGTCACTACCCTCAGCAGATGCTCGGGCGGCACGAGGAGATGGAAAACGCCACGGAGATCATGAGCGGAATCCGCTTCGACAATGCCGGCCGTCCGGTTTCCGTGGCGCTTCCTGCGAAGAAGGCCTGGCTCTTCGAGGTAGCGCCAACGGAGCTGAAGTACCGGGTACTCGACGAACGCGGCAACGTGTTGCTGGCCTCGAAAGGTGCTGAAGGGTATGAAGCATGGATCGCGGGCGATCCATCCGGGCTGGTCGGCAATATTCAGCGGGCGGAAATCGGCGCGAAACCGTTCGAAGTCCTGACGCTTCGGGCGCCGCATGGTTCGGCGGTTTTCTATACCCAGACCGCCACGTCGGAGCGTTTCGTCGACGCGCTGATCGACGCCAAGGTCAGGCCGATGCCGGCGATCATCAAGACGATCATTGTGGAGGCCACGATCATTTTTGGCCTGACTTTCCCCTTTACCGTGCATCGGGTGCTCAGGCCGCTCAGAGAGGCCTCGCGCGCGGCGGCGCGCGTCACGCCGCGCAACCTCACCACGCGGCTCTCCACCGCGGGCGTGCCGAGTGAAATCAAGCCGCTGATCCATGCCTTCAACGAAGCGCTCGACCGGCTCGAAAACGGTTTTGCCGTGCAGCAGCAGTTTCTCGCGTCGGCCGCGCACGAGTTGCAGACACCGCTCACCCTGATTCGCGGTCAGATCGAACTGCAACCCGGGATCGACGACAAGGACCTGCTGTTTCGCGAGATCGATCTGATGGCGCGTCAGGTTCGGCAACTGTTGCATCTCGCCGAAGTCAGCGAGTCGCAGAACTTCAGTTTCGGCGAGGTGAATATCGTCGACGTGGCGCAGGACGTGGTGACCTATCTCGCCCGCAAGGCCGAGCGCAAGGAGGTGACGCTCCGGCTCGAAACCGCGGTCGCGCCGTCGTCGATCTGGGCCGACCGCAGCGCATTGTTCATTCTGCTCAAGAACATTGTTGAAAACGCGATCAATGCGTCGCCGGCGCATAGCGCGGTCGTGCTGATCGTCGATGCCGTCTCGGTGCAGGTTCAGGACGAAGGTCCGGGCATCCGGCAGGAGTACCTGCCGTTTCTCTTCAAGCGCTTCTGGCGAGCCCCGGATGCGAGGCATGACGGCGCCGGACTCGGGCTTGCGATCTGCAAGGAGATCGCCACGGCTCACGAGTGGCGTTTGACCGTGAGCAGTCTGGTATCGGGCACGCGCTTCGCGGTGTGGTTCTCGTGA
- a CDS encoding DUF4410 domain-containing protein produces the protein MLTSVSFLKKKAARFACVTMVCCGTLLTGCAGGSINNATQTSAQPQVRPDNIYVYTFDSNPDQVKLDNGGMLKKLESHFDGSSAAQKQTADAVAVREQVANEIVHQLQSMGLRAIRSDVPAPADQNVLLVQGSFDKIDAGNRRRRVLIGLGAGKSEVSSSVQILYKPAGGTARLVQSFNATGDSGKAPGMVETAGAGAAVGSIATSAAVGGGLHAVSETKKAGVSADAKRLADAVAKQVAQIGVSGGWLSTDHVKG, from the coding sequence ATGTTGACTTCAGTGAGTTTCCTCAAAAAGAAAGCCGCTCGTTTTGCATGCGTCACAATGGTCTGCTGCGGCACGCTTCTGACCGGCTGCGCCGGCGGCAGCATCAACAACGCGACCCAGACCAGCGCTCAACCGCAAGTGCGCCCGGACAACATTTATGTCTATACCTTCGACAGCAATCCGGATCAGGTGAAACTGGACAATGGCGGCATGCTGAAGAAACTGGAATCGCACTTCGACGGCTCGTCCGCCGCGCAAAAGCAAACCGCCGATGCAGTGGCCGTGCGTGAGCAGGTCGCCAACGAAATCGTGCATCAATTGCAATCGATGGGGCTGCGCGCGATTCGCTCGGACGTTCCCGCCCCCGCCGACCAGAACGTCCTGCTCGTGCAAGGCAGCTTCGACAAGATCGATGCGGGCAATCGCCGCCGCCGCGTGCTGATCGGCCTGGGCGCGGGCAAGAGCGAGGTCAGCAGCTCGGTGCAGATTCTGTACAAACCGGCGGGCGGCACCGCGCGGCTGGTGCAAAGTTTCAATGCCACCGGCGACAGCGGCAAGGCACCCGGCATGGTCGAAACAGCCGGCGCGGGCGCCGCGGTGGGCAGCATTGCGACTTCTGCGGCCGTAGGCGGCGGCTTGCACGCTGTATCCGAAACCAAGAAGGCCGGTGTTTCAGCGGACGCCAAGCGTCTTGCTGACGCGGTGGCAAAACAGGTGGCGCAGATCGGCGTAAGCGGGGGCTGGCTCTCGACGGACCACGTCAAAGGATAA
- the phaP gene encoding phasin family protein (Members of this family are phasins (small proteins associated with inclusions such as PHA granules). Note that several different families of phasins have been named PhaP despite very little sequence similarity to each other.), which yields MDRPDAANPFGDFTKMLEQFKLPGFDVPAIMEARRKDMEALVQANQMAFQGMQSLAQKQTEMLRTTLGELQSLTGQLSAGSAAPPAKAAELIQQSLHKSLADMQQLAQAAYQTQAESYAVIAKRVEENVQELKSLLQQQKK from the coding sequence ATGGACCGACCTGACGCCGCCAATCCGTTTGGCGATTTCACCAAAATGCTGGAGCAGTTCAAGCTCCCCGGCTTCGACGTACCTGCCATCATGGAAGCACGGCGCAAGGACATGGAAGCACTGGTTCAGGCGAATCAGATGGCATTCCAGGGCATGCAGTCGCTCGCGCAGAAACAGACCGAGATGTTGCGGACCACGCTGGGCGAATTGCAGTCGCTCACCGGGCAATTGTCGGCCGGCAGCGCCGCGCCTCCGGCGAAAGCCGCCGAACTGATCCAGCAAAGCCTGCATAAGTCGCTTGCCGATATGCAGCAGTTGGCACAAGCTGCGTATCAGACGCAGGCGGAGTCGTATGCGGTAATCGCAAAACGCGTAGAAGAAAATGTACAGGAGCTTAAATCGCTCTTGCAGCAGCAGAAAAAGTAA
- a CDS encoding DUF2844 domain-containing protein: MLSISIARAMLGASCALSFAAHATLGQNVSTVDSDQTRLHAVAHTATTQSAYSVHLITMPSGTLVREYVAPNGIVFGVAWEGPTLPDLKSMLGTSFDQYVAATATRRGTPLAVSNSDLVVYSGGHLRAFAGHAYLPPAVPAGVDVGVIQ, from the coding sequence ATGCTCTCTATCAGCATTGCTCGCGCAATGCTCGGGGCAAGCTGCGCGCTGTCGTTTGCCGCGCATGCCACGCTCGGCCAGAACGTCAGCACTGTCGACAGCGATCAGACGCGCCTTCATGCAGTTGCTCACACGGCCACTACGCAAAGCGCGTATTCGGTACACCTGATTACGATGCCGTCCGGCACGCTGGTGCGCGAGTACGTCGCGCCTAACGGCATCGTCTTCGGTGTCGCCTGGGAAGGCCCGACGCTGCCGGATCTGAAATCCATGCTGGGCACGTCGTTCGACCAATACGTCGCGGCCACTGCGACGCGCCGTGGCACGCCGCTCGCGGTGTCCAACAGCGATCTGGTCGTGTACTCCGGCGGGCATCTGCGCGCGTTTGCCGGCCACGCCTATCTGCCGCCAGCGGTGCCCGCGGGCGTCGATGTCGGCGTCATTCAATAA
- a CDS encoding DUF3443 domain-containing protein, with amino-acid sequence MRHTSSFVTLLCAALLALLVSACGGGGSGSSANSGSTTSLSAGPTVTNTSPSPQVVAANAVRVAVDSGVSNVPNMPFVSITICAPGTSQCQTIDHILVDTGSWGVRVFASQLPASTALPQQKDASGNLVAECMQFFDGYTWGSVKLADLQIAGEKAASLPIQVIDPNYASLPSDCASFGASRNTPGSLQANGILGIGVFKHDCGANCVQKAVAGTYYGCNGTACTSIPLAEALQVANPIPYFATDNNGSMLSLPMVSGGAQSVTGQLVFGIGTQTNNSLGSAQVIGVSPSNGTFTTVQNGTTYSSSILDSGSTGLFFQTSAMPACASPNNAYYCPVSTQSLSAMMQGANGTTSTVNFSVGNATSISQTYGGDSALPLLAGPAFVTSSIFDWGLPFFYGRNVYAAVEQQTTPGGAGPYVAY; translated from the coding sequence ATGCGTCATACGTCTTCGTTCGTGACCTTGTTGTGCGCGGCGCTGCTCGCGTTGCTCGTTAGTGCCTGCGGCGGCGGCGGCTCCGGCTCCTCGGCGAATTCCGGCAGCACGACGAGCTTGTCTGCCGGTCCCACCGTCACCAATACGTCGCCCTCGCCGCAAGTGGTGGCCGCCAACGCCGTGCGCGTGGCGGTCGACTCCGGCGTGAGCAACGTGCCGAACATGCCATTCGTCAGCATCACGATTTGCGCGCCGGGCACCAGCCAATGCCAAACCATCGATCACATCCTGGTGGATACCGGTTCGTGGGGCGTGCGCGTGTTTGCCTCGCAATTGCCTGCTTCGACGGCGCTGCCGCAACAGAAGGACGCCTCGGGCAATCTGGTTGCCGAATGCATGCAGTTCTTCGACGGCTACACGTGGGGCTCGGTGAAGCTCGCCGACCTGCAGATCGCCGGTGAAAAAGCGGCCTCGCTGCCGATACAGGTGATCGACCCGAACTACGCTTCGTTGCCGTCCGATTGCGCGAGCTTCGGCGCATCGCGCAACACGCCGGGCTCGTTGCAGGCCAATGGCATTCTGGGCATCGGCGTGTTCAAGCACGACTGCGGCGCGAACTGCGTGCAGAAGGCCGTGGCCGGTACGTACTACGGTTGCAACGGCACGGCGTGCACGTCGATTCCGCTTGCCGAGGCGCTGCAGGTCGCCAATCCGATTCCGTACTTCGCCACGGACAACAACGGCTCCATGCTGAGCCTGCCCATGGTGTCGGGCGGCGCGCAGTCGGTCACCGGGCAACTGGTGTTCGGCATCGGCACGCAGACCAACAATTCGCTCGGCAGCGCGCAGGTGATCGGGGTGAGTCCGTCGAATGGCACCTTCACGACGGTGCAGAACGGCACGACGTATTCGAGCAGTATTCTGGACAGCGGCTCGACGGGCCTGTTCTTCCAGACCAGTGCGATGCCTGCCTGCGCGAGCCCGAATAACGCGTACTACTGCCCGGTGTCGACCCAGTCGTTGAGCGCGATGATGCAGGGGGCGAACGGCACGACGAGCACGGTGAACTTCAGCGTGGGCAATGCCACGTCGATTTCACAGACGTACGGCGGCGATTCGGCCTTGCCGCTGCTGGCGGGTCCGGCGTTTGTGACCTCGTCGATTTTCGACTGGGGCCTGCCGTTCTTCTACGGCCGTAACGTGTATGCCGCGGTCGAGCAGCAAACGACGCCTGGCGGCGCGGGACCTTATGTGGCGTACTGA
- a CDS encoding putative zinc-binding metallopeptidase encodes MRTFHCNRCSQLVFYENVRCERCESLLGYVPDLAEISAFEEAGEGRWRSLHPRAEGALFRQCHNYAVENICNWMISADSSDSLCRACQLTRTIPNLGTPDNRLYWYRLETAKRRLLYTLAALGLDVPSRQTDPAYGLAFEFLEDRRDGSPVMTGHDKGLITLNIAEADDAYREKVRSAMGEPYRTLLGHFRHETGHYYFSQLIENDPRWFVPFRKLFGDERTDYGEALKAYYRNGAPADWQASTISAYATMHPMEDWAETWAHYLLIVDVLDTSTSYGLALLPDDPSEPTLTDRTPVEDASFGNLMKRWFPLTYALNSLNRSLGMPDGYPFTLASPVVDKLRFVHRVIAAAGDKTRLR; translated from the coding sequence ATGAGAACCTTCCACTGCAATCGCTGCTCGCAACTCGTGTTCTATGAAAACGTTCGATGCGAACGGTGCGAGTCATTGCTCGGGTATGTCCCTGACCTGGCCGAGATCAGCGCCTTCGAAGAAGCCGGCGAAGGGCGCTGGCGCAGCCTGCATCCGCGTGCCGAGGGGGCGCTATTCCGGCAGTGCCACAACTACGCGGTCGAAAACATCTGCAACTGGATGATCTCCGCCGACTCGTCCGACTCGCTGTGCCGCGCGTGCCAGCTCACCCGCACGATTCCGAATCTGGGCACACCGGATAACCGGCTCTACTGGTACCGGCTGGAGACGGCGAAACGGCGCCTCCTGTACACACTGGCCGCGCTCGGCCTCGACGTGCCGTCGCGCCAGACCGATCCCGCGTATGGCCTCGCATTCGAGTTCCTCGAAGACCGCCGCGACGGTTCGCCGGTCATGACCGGCCACGACAAAGGTCTCATCACCCTGAACATCGCCGAAGCCGACGACGCCTACCGCGAAAAAGTACGCAGCGCGATGGGCGAGCCCTACCGCACGCTGCTCGGCCACTTTCGCCACGAGACGGGCCACTACTACTTCAGCCAGTTGATCGAGAACGATCCGCGCTGGTTCGTGCCCTTTCGCAAGCTGTTCGGCGACGAACGCACCGACTATGGCGAGGCGCTGAAAGCCTACTATCGCAACGGCGCCCCGGCCGACTGGCAGGCCTCGACCATCAGCGCTTATGCGACGATGCATCCCATGGAAGATTGGGCCGAAACGTGGGCGCACTACCTGCTGATCGTCGACGTGCTGGATACCTCGACCTCGTATGGTCTCGCCTTGTTGCCCGACGACCCGAGCGAGCCGACGCTGACCGACCGCACGCCCGTGGAAGACGCGAGCTTCGGGAATCTGATGAAGCGCTGGTTTCCGCTCACGTATGCGTTGAACAGCCTGAACCGCAGTCTCGGCATGCCCGACGGTTATCCGTTCACGCTGGCCTCGCCGGTGGTGGACAAGCTGCGATTCGTGCATCGGGTGATTGCGGCAGCGGGCGATAAAACGCGGCTTCGATAA